Below is a window of Rhipicephalus sanguineus isolate Rsan-2018 chromosome 9, BIME_Rsan_1.4, whole genome shotgun sequence DNA.
gccgtagtggcaccggatcaatttcgaccacctcgtgttctctaacgtgcacctaaagataagtatatacacgggtgttcttgcatttcgcccccaccaaattgcggccgccgtggccgcgggaatcccacccgcgtcctaggacttaacagtgaaacagattaaccgctgagctaccaccgtgggcaaagcaacatttcgatgcacatacacaccggattttctgtccgatcgcccgctacaatgagcacggcatcattaataatcatcatcaacaaccagtatcctctagcgggcccgggtcgggcctggtcatgaacaagcgcgccctggattagtgtAGTattgaacgcccgggcccgggccgggcccggtctTGGCATGAcggacccgggccgggctcgggctgggtacggtcaagtacgcccgggctcgggccgggctcgggttgggTTCGGTGatgtacgcccgggcccaggccgggcccgcgcttggaaccacgggccggggctGGGCatgggccgtaaaatccggcccgtgcagtgctctaatccagACAGTAATGAAATGTGCTAATGTGATATGACAAGTGATAATATCGCAATTTTGAAAGcagctgatcgccggcaagctcCCGATCGATAAAGCATGAAGTACAGGAAACGGCCATACAAATGCGAATGTGACCACAGCATCTTCAATGCGACATTTCTGTACGCTAGCCGGCGCAGGGCTAGccgacgccgccactgaaatttgtgcgttataaaagcttcgcctaACCCTCTTTCCCCCTTAATGATGGATATTTGTGTTATGTTTACAATTTGTGTTATCTTTTAGCGTTATCTTTTACAATTTGGCTTCATTGGCAATGCTCTCATGGAGCCTGCTAAGGTGTTCTTACAAGCAGCTGACGTTTAGAGCATACCCTTGCTGAGCAACTTTATTTCTGCAATGTATGCGACGATATTGCGTTTGTCGACACACCTGATCCGGCTTGTTTTGCTTCTAAATTGTGGGCGCTCGTAGATTGTCAGCGCTGTTTCATAATTTGTTACTGTGACATTGTGAAAGGTACAAATTGTGTTCGTTGTTTAGTTTTTGTCTATGTGCAAAAGTTATCTGTACAATAAAGCTTCTATTTATGCTGGGGCGATGTACCTGAGCGGTAGTCCGCAATTCAAGCTATTTCAGTTGCACAGGCAGAACTCGTACGTTACTTGCCTTCTAAAGTCATCCTTCTTTTGTGGCATTGGACGACCATCCTGGTACACTGCATCTACTGCTATTGATACGACGACAGCGTTTACCATTGCTTGCTTACCGCGCGTCCGTTCTTGCGGTTGGCGTCATTGGCGCAACACGCCGTTCACTACTGCGATGTAGCGCCGGCTGTAGTAAAGTGCCTGCACATGGCAACACGTGTCCGTGGCAGCACGGACAAAGCTACGTGGACAGAACTTCTGCACATTTGTTGCTGCGCCAGCTGGCCCGTTTAcggtcttttttgttttgttttggacTTGCTAGCGCAAACCCTTTGagctctcgattttttttttattttggccgggtGATATTTCTGTGCGTCTTTTAATAATGGTTCGGACCTCAAAAGACCACAAaggaaaaattgagccagtggtgcaatgtACTTATGTATTTACATACATGGTGTCACATGGgccatcagggctcagtggttgtgaaatgtcAATAAAGGTTTGTTTGTTCTTGCTACTCAAtagagtacacaaaatataaAGCGACATCTTATTCGGCGACGTGGAAGTCCTTGAAACAACTTCGGGtgtcggagatcagcagacgacaaagaagaggaattgatagtgggctgctgtctccgcagctagcgccaagaaattcgtgcaccactatcatcatgtacttttttgtgctcgattgtcgccattaaaggcatttcgttgAAGTCGCATGGATCTGTCTTTCTGGCGGCGCTACGAAtagaaggccgacgttccgcaacatatggtgccgaaaaccctTGGGATAACGAGCGGATCCAGCGACGTGGAcaacgagcgacggcgacgatgaGTTTCTACTAGAAACCGCAGCCGGATCAACCTGATCCTCATTGGAACCGCACCCAGGGAAGTAACGAGCGGAGCCGGCTACCTTACGAGCAAGTAAGCGATGATCCTAAGCAGACATGGACCGCCTGAAAGCGAAACGTGCTGCTAGGCGAACCCAgtcaatgaaagtaatgaatgaGGCGACGACGTTGTTGGAGAGTGACTGCAACGACCGAGCAGCGTTAAGCAAGGTTATCGACATACTCGTCGCAAGCCGTGACGAGCTTCGGAAGATCAATGCCGAGCTCGAGGAAGTGATTCCGGTAGAGGAACCTAAGAGGGAGTACGAGTCTGCGGCGAATTATGACGACCAGGCACTCGAGACCCTGACGCGCCTACGGTGCCGGCTTGAAGATCTCAGCCTCGATAACACGCGACAGACTTCTCCTTCGACGACGCTCAACACGCCGCCTGCCCCAACGACAGCTGCATCCCAGAGCTTCGGACCTCGTCTTCCAACGCTAATCCTCAAGCCGTTTCATGGGGACTTGTGCCAAAGGACGTCGTTTTGGGAGAGATTCAACGGAGCTGTCCACACGAATTTAACTTTGAGCACGACGGATAAATTTCATTACCTACACAACTATTTGGTAGGTGAAGCAGCAGCTGCAATTGCCGGACTACCAACTACGGAAGCGCGCAATGCTTAAGCAGAGGTTCCGGGACATGAGCAGGATCGTACAGCAGCACTTCAGAGCGCTTCGTGAACTCCAGCCCGTGACCTCTCCATCGGATACGAGGGAGTTGCGAAGGCTTTACGACGCAGTCCAGCTGAATGTCCACTGCCTCAACGTCCTAGACGTCCCAACTAGCAGTTTTTCGGCGATGCTCTAGGTCGTTATGCTTCACTCTTTGCCACAAGAAATCATCGTGGCGTTCCACCACCATAGACGTCTCCAGGATGAAGCACAAGGCACGGGACGCGCTGCTTCAGGAGAGGCACCCAGAACGTCCTGCGAAAAACTTGAGCAGCTCTTGCGGTATACACATAGCGCGAGAAACGAGAGAGCAATGTGCTCCATCGACGTCCTCTACCAAAGGCAGCGGGAACAACAGAAAGCATGTGCCGTCATCATCGGTCCTAAATGCATCCGAAAAATCAAAGCAAGTACGGAACGAATGTTTCTTTTGCAAGTCTAAGAGGCATGAAACCGAGGCAGCAGCGCTACCTTGACCATATCAGTGAAAAAAGACCGGCTGGCAAAATTTGCGCGGTGCTATCGATGTACTATGAAGGGCCACTACGCGATCAAGTGCCGGCGGAGGTTGGTGTGCGCGACATGCAAAGGCAGGCATGCTACAACGAAGTGCGACCCAGCTTATCGTACGACAAGAGGCGAGAAGTCACCCAACGTTCTCTCTGTGGCTACTAAGCCTATAAAAAGAGTCTCCGCGGTCGACTGCCGTTACAAGCTGTCAACTTGACGAAGCCGTCAACTTACAGACCTTCCGTTCTTGGATTGTCGGTTTTAACGAGACGTCTTATGTCAGAGGCATCTTCGACGGAGGCAGTCAACGTACGTTCATTAAGGAAGACCTGGTGGCACGGATGGGTCTAAAAATCCTTAGAGAGACTTGCCTTGCGGTGAACACGTTTGCATCAGACTCTCCTTCTCGTGTGAGAAAGTGCAATGTCGTCGAGGTTCGCCTGCATAGCCAGTTTGATTACAACGAGCACGTCATCGAAGCCATAGCGATGCCAGTAATTTGCCACGACATCCCTGCCACGGCTATGGAATGCTCTTTCGCAGCCAAATTGCGAGAGCAAAATTATCGGCTGGCAGACGAGCAAACTGGGCCTAGAGAGTCTGGTGAAACTGGCATTAGCCTGCTCATGGGATCTGATCAACTGTGGAAGATCGTGAGCGGCGACATCATACGCAGCACGGAAGTACAAGGATTGGTAGCGGTCAAGACCACTCTCGGATGGACGCTCCAAGGTTCTGTCACAAAAACGAGCTTCATAAGCGGAACATCCGAGGTGATGATCTGCGTCCTGCGAGTGCAAGCTGAAAAAACTAAAGGATTGGAGCAAAACACACTGGAGTCATTTTGGACGTTAGATGCCATGGGAACTGCACCAACGGAAGCAACTCACGGGTGCTCAGAcaccttgtctgttttcgagagtAAGATGACAAAGATCGGAAAAAGGTACCAAGTAGTCGTGCCACGTAAACACCCGGATATCGAGCTGCTACAAGACAACTACAGCGTCGCACTTACCCGACTACGAAATCTAGTTAAACGTATCTCGAAGTCAGAAGGATTGCTGGAGAGATACGATACAGCGATTCATCAGTACAATGTTTCCGGCCACGCTGAAGTTGTACTTGACAACGAATCAATAGATGGCCCTGCGTACTACATGGCACACAGGCAGGTCATTAGAGATGACTCACTCACCACCAAGCTCCGCCTGGTCTTTGATGCGTCGTCTCACGCCAAAGGAGAGAAATCTCTAAACAGTTGCCTTGAAACTGGACCGAACCTAAACCCGGACCTACTTCAGGTTCTCCTTCGTTTCAGATGGTATTTAGTGCTAATGACAGCAGACATCGAGAAGGCGTTCTTGCAAGTCGAGATACGAAAAGAGGACCGTGACCTGTTCAGGTTTATGTGGTTTGACAAAAGACCTGATGTCCCTTTCAAGGAAGAAGAAGTACAGATTTGGCGAATGACCAGAGTACCCTTTGGATCTACAGTTAGCTCATTTATGCTTACGGCTACTATCCAGCATAACTTGAAGACACAAGTCCATCCCGAAAAAAAGGCACTAGCACAGCTACTTCTGAAGTCATTTTACGTGGATGACCTCTTATTCGGAGCGAATTACATAGAGGAAGCAGCAACTCTTTACAGGTACACGAAAGAACTGATGGATGGTGCTGGGATGCCTTTAAAGAAATGGAGCTCAAGCTGCAGAGAACTGGAACAACTGTTCGACTCCAACGATGCGCTTACCCAGGATTGCGCTGGACATCAAGCAAAAGTTCTAGGAATGGGTTGGTCCAAAGAAACAGACACCTTTATCTACAACCCGGAGAACATCCTGACTTTCTTGGACAAGGCAAAAGACAGTAAGCGTTTTGTACTCCAAACCGTGTCAAGGATCTACGACCCATTAGGCTTTCTTGCACCGTACGTGGTACGAGGGAAGATGCTGTTTCAGCAGTTATGGATTTCGAAAGTCGACTGGGATGATGATCTTCCCGATCACATTAGGGCAAAATGGCACGACTGGAAAAACCAGCTTATTCATCTTCCGAAAGTCAACGTTCCCTGGAACCTCAGGAGCGGAGTTGCAGCACCACGTGACAATCAGCTACACGTATTCGTCGACGCAAGCACAAAAGCGTATGGAGCTTGTGCATATCCTTGTGTAGAAGATGTGGATGGAAATGTAACGAGCACTCGGATTACAGCTAAGTCAAGGATAGCCCCATTGAAAGCTCTATCATTGCCAAGACTAGAGCTAATGGGTGCGTTAACAGGAAGGAGACTGCTAAAATATATAGTGAAAACATGCTGCGATCTCATGTCCAGAGCGCAATGTTTTCTCTGGACTGACTCATTCATAGTGCTTGGCTGGTTGCAGCGAGAGACTTCGACGTTAGACGTATTCGTCAAGAACCGAGCCAAAAAAATTCTGGATAATACGTCGGAATACACCTGGAGCCATTGTCCAGGAGAAACAAATCCTGCGGATATGATGACCCGAGGTGTATCTTTAGATGCATTGGTTACCAACGTAGTTTGGTGGCAAGGACCCGCTTGGCTCAGTAAAGACTCATCAAAATGACCAGCTGTGAAGCAGTCACCGCCCCAGATAAACGACATGCTAGGCATAGCATGTcttctcttcttccttcttctcttcattcttctcttccttccttcatgcTAGGCATAACAGTGACGAAGCCAACGACGCTGTGCTCAGCAGGCAGCGCAGTGCATTTAGCCCCAC
It encodes the following:
- the LOC119405800 gene encoding uncharacterized protein LOC119405800; this encodes MNEATTLLESDCNDRAALSKVIDILVASRDELRKINAELEEVIPVEEPKREYESAANYDDQALETLTRLRCRLEDLSLDNTRQTSPSTTLNTPPAPTTAASQSFGPRLPTLILKPFHGDLCQRTSFWERFNGAVHTNLTLSTTDKFHYLHNYLVGEAAAAIAGLPTTEARNA